In Ancylomarina subtilis, the genomic stretch AGGTTTTGGAGCAGGTAAACTCTCGTGATTTTGAAGTGATTTTCACAACCGCTTATAATGAATATGCCTTGAAAGCCATCAGGTTTTCTGCTTTGCATTATTTGTTAAAACCGATTAATTATTCTGAATTAAAGGATGCTGTCTTACGATTCCAAAATTCAAAAAGGGATATTAATCTGGATGAGAAATTTCAGGTTTTGTATGATTCTTTGAAAAATGAGTATAAAAAAATCATTTTGCCAACCGCTAATGGTCTTCGCATGGTCGATCTTAATGATATTGTCCGATGTGAAGCGAATGGAAGTTATACCGATTTTTTTCTGGAAGAGAAAGAGGATTTAATGGTATCCAAGGCTTTGTCAAATTTTATGGATATTCTTCCTGAACATTTGTTTTGCAGGGTACACAGTAAACATCTGGTAAATTTGAATTTTGTCGATCAATACATAAAAGGTCGAGGGGGGCGAATTATTCTAAAAGATGGGAAAGAAATTGAAGTTTCTGAAGGAAAGAAAAAGGAGTTTCTCGATCGTTTAAAACAGCTAGCTCATTCTTTGCCAGATAAAAAATAGACAAACTTCTTTCAGGTATTTTAATCATTTATTTCATCAGTTTCACTGATACAATTTATTGCTGTATATAACAGTAAAAAACCATCTGGGTTAAATAAAAGTATTGTGTCGAAACACGTTGGTTTTTATTGTCTTAAGTGAATATGTATTCATATCTGTTTTTTATAGAATTTACCCCAATACGCAATCGGAAACTCATATGACGTAGTTATAAAATCAAACCCCCAAGGCATAAATTATAGATTGTTTTAAGCATAGAGGAAGTCTACTTTTATCTTCCGAAAACCAATAACGTTGAGCTATGTTAGAACATCTAAAGAAAGAAATCTTAAAAAAGTTTGGTCAGGAACTGGCTTATAATAAGGATTGTGAAGCTTTAGCTGAAATTGTTTGTGAGGCTACCGGAGGGAGAATTAGTGCGACAACAATACGCCGACTTTATGGGTTACTTAAATCACCTTCAGCACCATCCAAGTTTACTTTAGATTTATTGGCAAACTACGTGGGGTATAAGTCATGGAATGATTTTCAATCGAATTATGTCTGTGAAGATAAGGAGAAAGGTAATACACCAACCAATTGGCAAGCTTTTCAAGAGCGCGCTTTCGAATTGAGTAATGATGCTTATAATTTAATCAAAGGTCAATCAGGAATTCCCTTTAAATCTGTTGCTACAAGAAAGATTGGAGAAGATCGTATTCATAATTTTCTTCAGTCCGATAAAATGGCTTTGAGTTTTGTTGCACCTGGCGGAGCTGGAAAATCAACCATGCTTGCGAAATGGTATGAGCGAGTGAGTCAGGACTCTGGAAATAAGGATGTGATCTTATTTTTTAATGCGACTTTCATGATCAATTGTTTGAATAGCGATTTTATGCTCGAGCGTTGGTTGGAAGAGCAATTGAATTCAAAATCGAAAACATACCTGAAACACTTTTTGGATAAGCCCAAAGCCTGTGAAGGAAACATTATTTTGATATTGGATGCCTTAGATGAGGTGAGTTATGACAATACAAAATTGGAGCGATTGTTCTTACAATTGAATCAGTTTGTGGCCAATCGTAAGGATTCAAAAAATATGAAGTTGATTTTAACATCGAGAACTTCAACCTGGGAAAAATTTGTGCTCCCATTTATACAACGAGAAAATAGCCTGTTTGATGCCTGGTACGAAATTGACTTAGATTTGGATCAGGAAGATAAAAGAAACTTCCCCCCATTAAATGGTTTTGAAATTCAGCATGTTTTTGATGAGACGATTAATCAACAGTTTTTCTATGACTTGAAGGTTGAAAATTTAGATCACTATCAGCGCAATACAATTTCAAATCCCTTCTTTTTAGAACTGTTTGTTAAAACATATTCGCCCAATAAAAAGAATGATATTAACGACGGTTATAAATTGATTAATCAATTTTTAAAGAATAAGATTTATTATTCCCGTTATTCTGAGGAAAAAATCGAGATACTCAAAGCGATTTTAAAGCTTCAGAAGTTGGGGAAAGATTCACATTCCGTTAAAAAAATGGAGCTCAAATCAATCTTGCCTATTCACCTTAAAACAGCAGGAAACTATTACCATGCCTACGAAGAGATGCTAAGTTATGGTTTGATATCAGAATATGTTTCAGTTAATGAGTACAATGGATATTGCAAATTTGTAAAGATCTACAATGAGCAACTTTTTGAGGTATTGTTGGTTAAGGAGTTGATTGAAATGAACCAGGGCATTAGCTTTGATCTGTTTAAGAAAATTGAAGAGGAGTATCAGGAATTTGAACTTAAGGATCGATTAATTGCACAGTTGTTTAGCATTGCTGTTGAATCTGAAAATTACGAATCTTTGTCTCGTTTTTTCGAATTAAGTGAAGCAACAATAACCAGTAGTGCCGTAACTGATATTCTGACCACTGTGATCACCAATATGGATGACAGTAAGATTGATTTAATTAAAACATATGCATCAGGAACGCGTTCGGTCGAATTTATGCTTGCACTTTCGGGGAATCTAAATCGCCTTTGTGGTGATTTTTCCAAGGTTGTTGAAATTATATCGGAAACCAGCGCTGACGAGTCCGTCAGAATTAAGTCGTTAAGTCTATTATTGATGACTTCCTTAATGTCGTTGGAGCAAGAATTATCTGATAAGTATTATCATTTATTATTAGAGACGGAACCGAATTCAAGTTGTTCGGCTTATTCCATTGCATTGCGCTTTACCAGTATCTTATTCTACAATCACATATCGGGTAAGAGCAATGATATTGAATTATTACGCGTGTTTTATTACCGTCAGATGGCCTATTGCCAGGTTGGTGATAAATATGAGAGTTGGAGTGGGGAATTTGAGGTATTGGTTTGTAACGCTTTATTTTACATGCAATCGTACCATAAAGTCATTCAACTGATTGAAGATGCTGAATTGTTTTACGATCAGTTAACTGTTAAAGCTCATTTCTCGAATCATAAATTACTGAGAGCCTATAAACTGATAGCTCAGAGTAAATTGGGAATGAAATTGTCAGCTGCTCAGGTGCAAGAATTAGAGTTTTGTAATGATAGCCTAATCAGTTCAAAAGCATATCCTTTGCAGATATTCTTTAAAAGTTCTTTAGCTGAAGTTTATTTTGAAAATGGGAACAGAGATTTTCAGGAGAAGCACTCCAATAGAGCATTTGCAATCAGTGAATTCACACGTTACGATTTCTGCAAAGTTAGCTTGTTAACGAAGATGGCTAAATATTATAATGCCTGGAATGAAACAATCAAAGAGAATTTATGTTTGAAAGAACGTGACCAGATTTTGCAAACCAAAAATGCGGAGTCGCTTGTAAAGATCTTAAATAATTAAGGCTAAAATATAATATTTAAAAGAGGAACTAATTATTAGTTTTAAAAGTATCCTGGGAGTCTAGATTAACTCTCAGGATTTTTTTTTGTAAAATTTGTAGGTATTGAATTCAAATGACACACTTTTTGCTTTAAATCGTCGTTAATTATTGTAGGTTTTGCACTAAAGTCTCCATCCAAATTTTGGACGCTCTATAAATACTAGCTATATTTCTTTACTTTTGTTTTTTACTGAATGTTTTTGAATTCGGAGGGATCTAATAAACATTGGTTTAAATGGAATATTGCAAAAAAATCAGATTTTATTAATGAGAGCTATCATCTTAAAATATAAGCATATTGGTTTACTGATTGTCATGTTCAGTCTTTTTTCTTACTCCAGTTTTGCTCAGGAAAAATGTTCTGTAAAAGGTAATGTGACAATAAATGAGGGGGATCTTGATAATGTGAAAGTGACTTTATACAAGGATTCTCAACAGGTGAGTGTCAAAAATATTTCTAAAAACGGGAAGTTCTCGTATGAATTGGATTTTGGATATGATTATATTTTCGAGTTTTCAAAACCCGAATTTGTAACAAAGCGAGTGAGTGTCTCAACTTATGTGCCTCAGGAGGTTTTGGAAAGAGATAGTCATTTCCCTCCCTGTAAATTTTCTATTGAATTGTTTCGTTTTTTTCCAGGTATCGATTTATCTGTATTTGATCAGCCAATTGGTATGATCATGTATAACAGAGAAACGGATTTGATTGAAACGGATTTATCGTTTCAGACGGAGATTGAAGCAAAGCTTAAACGAATTGAGAAAGAAACCAGATTGAAGCAGGAAGCTTATCTGGCTGAGTTGGCTCGTGTAAATAAGGCATTTAACTTAGCCATTAAAAATGCCGATACTGAGTTCAAGAAAAAGAATTATACGGAGTCAAAATCGTTTTATACAGAAGCAACTGAATTAAAACCCAAAGAAGAATACCCTAAAATTCAGATTTCAAAAATTGATGACATTCTTTTGAAACAAAAGGGACAGCTTGAGACTCAGCGTCTTTTAGATGAGAAATTTAAGGCTTTGATTGATCTTGCAGATCAGTTTTTTACAGAGAAAAACTATGAGCAGGCAAAAGTGAATTATGAGTCGGCTATAGCTGTTAAGTCGACAGAGACATATCCTCAAGAACAACTTGATAAGATTAAAGCAATAGAACTCGAACTGAAACTTAAAGCCGAAAAAGAAGCTAAGCGATTGGCTGAAGAGAAAGCTCTAAATGAACAGTATGCAACACTCATAAAATCAGCAGATGAAGCTTTTGGTTTGAAGCAATATGAGACGGCTAAATCAGACTATACTGTTGCTCTTAAGTTGAAAGCAGATGAAGTTTATCCACAAAATCAGATTCAGGAAATAGATAATAAACTAGATTATCTGAAACAACTAAAAGCAGCAAATGCAAAGCTTGTGGCTGAGCAGAAGGCATTGAGAGTTGAGTACGACAAAATTATTAAATT encodes the following:
- a CDS encoding LytR/AlgR family response regulator transcription factor — encoded protein: MIKAIIVDDEMKSQSSLFKLLERFCPEVEVIGFACNVQTAVELINQENPELVFLDISMPDGDGFEVLEQVNSRDFEVIFTTAYNEYALKAIRFSALHYLLKPINYSELKDAVLRFQNSKRDINLDEKFQVLYDSLKNEYKKIILPTANGLRMVDLNDIVRCEANGSYTDFFLEEKEDLMVSKALSNFMDILPEHLFCRVHSKHLVNLNFVDQYIKGRGGRIILKDGKEIEVSEGKKKEFLDRLKQLAHSLPDKK
- a CDS encoding NACHT domain-containing protein, producing MLEHLKKEILKKFGQELAYNKDCEALAEIVCEATGGRISATTIRRLYGLLKSPSAPSKFTLDLLANYVGYKSWNDFQSNYVCEDKEKGNTPTNWQAFQERAFELSNDAYNLIKGQSGIPFKSVATRKIGEDRIHNFLQSDKMALSFVAPGGAGKSTMLAKWYERVSQDSGNKDVILFFNATFMINCLNSDFMLERWLEEQLNSKSKTYLKHFLDKPKACEGNIILILDALDEVSYDNTKLERLFLQLNQFVANRKDSKNMKLILTSRTSTWEKFVLPFIQRENSLFDAWYEIDLDLDQEDKRNFPPLNGFEIQHVFDETINQQFFYDLKVENLDHYQRNTISNPFFLELFVKTYSPNKKNDINDGYKLINQFLKNKIYYSRYSEEKIEILKAILKLQKLGKDSHSVKKMELKSILPIHLKTAGNYYHAYEEMLSYGLISEYVSVNEYNGYCKFVKIYNEQLFEVLLVKELIEMNQGISFDLFKKIEEEYQEFELKDRLIAQLFSIAVESENYESLSRFFELSEATITSSAVTDILTTVITNMDDSKIDLIKTYASGTRSVEFMLALSGNLNRLCGDFSKVVEIISETSADESVRIKSLSLLLMTSLMSLEQELSDKYYHLLLETEPNSSCSAYSIALRFTSILFYNHISGKSNDIELLRVFYYRQMAYCQVGDKYESWSGEFEVLVCNALFYMQSYHKVIQLIEDAELFYDQLTVKAHFSNHKLLRAYKLIAQSKLGMKLSAAQVQELEFCNDSLISSKAYPLQIFFKSSLAEVYFENGNRDFQEKHSNRAFAISEFTRYDFCKVSLLTKMAKYYNAWNETIKENLCLKERDQILQTKNAESLVKILNN